GAGGTGGTGCTCGCCCGTCCGGAGGCGATCGCGTTCGGGACGGTCGCCTCCCTCGCGTCCGAGGCCTCCACGAGCGGGCCGACGGTCGTGCGGACCGCGACGAAGCTGGGCTATGACGGGTTCGTCGCCCTACAGGCGGCGGTCCAGGAGGAGCTCGCCGGCCGGCTGCGGCCGGCCGCGGCTGCCATCCGGACCCGGCCCGCCCCCGACCCCCTCCGTCGGTCGCTCGAGATCGAGACGTCGAACGTCCACGACACGCTGGCTGCGGTCGACCCCGCCGCGTTCGACGAGGTGACCAGGTCGCTCGCGGATCGCGGGCGCCGGGTGGCCGTCCTCTCCGGTGAGGCGACCCTCGGGCCGGCCCACGTCATGGCGGACGCGCTCGGGATGCTCCGCCCGGGTGTCCAGCTCTTCGTGGGGACCGAGGTGCGGGTGGT
The sequence above is drawn from the Actinomycetota bacterium genome and encodes:
- a CDS encoding MurR/RpiR family transcriptional regulator; this translates as MDIGERLAEARERLSPAERRVAEVVLARPEAIAFGTVASLASEASTSGPTVVRTATKLGYDGFVALQAAVQEELAGRLRPAAAAIRTRPAPDPLRRSLEIETSNVHDTLAAVDPAAFDEVTRSLADRGRRVAVLSGEATLGPAHVMADALGMLRPGVQLFVGTEVRVVRQLALLDPRDVLVAIDLRRYERWVLEAAERAAAGGLTLVAITDGLLSPLAAHAAHVFVVNATGAGPFDSHVGTMALCNALVAGTAARLRRTATARLDRVERLWAQTGALVDR